One stretch of Chryseobacterium sp. LJ668 DNA includes these proteins:
- a CDS encoding PAS domain-containing protein encodes MKFTDTPLLSTIIESSPFGICIVNTDLLTVEMLNNRYVEIYGESTEFLLGESVDYLIAKGHHLDKKIVSDVILYKKTIKTAPVYLNFVPLKDQQGVNISVIYSPVLNNEGEIKKVAIWIVENDFASVDVQNGNVEKAAIDLENEHANSLLKEIPSAFAILSGKDLIFEFINSTYQNLVPGRELLGKPFLEALPELVGSDLERSLKKVYTEGIALNFSDDLVPLSNTELDALEQRYFTYRLIPRFNNEKIVDGIFIFTSEVTHAIDDKVNLERTSNNLNQIINMLPASVVIIRYDNLIVEMINDANLAYWKKTRDEVIGKPFLEILPDLSDQPFAGQLRRVMETGEIIDVKESPVLFIESDGTVRETFVDYTYQPLTGVDGKRDGVLVMSFEITDRVLAQRQLEQSANMISQANDQLSILINKLSKSESRFKLVFQKAPVAIGLLRGKDFIIESANKKILEVWGKTENIVGLTLAEALPEIKDQPFIAFLDKVYATGKPFYANEIKAMLMHDDELKELFFNVVYQPIANAEGNIADILVVAADVTEQVKARLIVEKSEAYFKMLADLVPAKISNALPTGEVTFFNKRWLEFAGMSFEDLRDFGYYQMMHPDEISKFHKGLADASSSKTAYVSEMRFKNTDGEYIWHLNIATPIFDEQGNLTMWIGSTTDIQWLKEEEQRKNDFIGMVSHELKTPLTSVNTYLQLLLRKAEKTDDEFLKRAYIQSLKQIKHMTDMINGFLDVSRLESAKLQIEKSEFDFSELIEEVCIDYKLLYSTHHFIFLPAESIIVNADRLKIAQVMNNLVGNAVKYSENGTDVIISYETFEDRIRVIVKDQGMGIKAENLKKLFEQYYRVKNNSQIAGFGIGLYLSAEIVKAHGGTMWATSEFGKGSVLYFELPLL; translated from the coding sequence ATGAAATTTACTGATACCCCGCTTCTAAGCACCATTATCGAATCATCACCTTTTGGAATATGCATTGTTAATACTGATCTTTTGACAGTTGAGATGCTTAATAACAGATACGTCGAAATTTATGGCGAATCTACAGAATTTCTTCTCGGAGAATCCGTGGATTATCTTATTGCGAAAGGACATCATTTAGATAAGAAAATTGTATCTGATGTAATTCTCTATAAAAAAACGATTAAAACTGCTCCTGTCTATTTAAATTTTGTTCCGTTAAAAGATCAGCAGGGAGTAAATATCTCAGTAATTTATTCGCCCGTTTTAAATAATGAGGGAGAGATAAAAAAAGTTGCTATCTGGATTGTTGAAAATGATTTTGCTTCAGTCGATGTTCAAAATGGAAATGTAGAAAAAGCAGCTATTGACTTAGAAAATGAGCATGCCAATTCTTTATTAAAGGAAATACCTTCTGCGTTTGCTATATTATCAGGAAAGGATCTCATATTCGAGTTTATTAATTCAACCTATCAGAATTTAGTGCCAGGAAGAGAACTGTTAGGAAAACCTTTCTTGGAAGCATTGCCCGAGTTAGTCGGATCAGATCTTGAGCGCTCGCTTAAGAAAGTTTATACTGAAGGTATTGCCTTAAATTTCAGTGATGACCTTGTGCCACTATCCAATACGGAATTGGATGCACTGGAACAACGTTATTTTACGTACCGACTAATACCACGTTTTAATAACGAAAAAATAGTTGACGGTATTTTTATATTCACGTCTGAAGTTACACATGCGATTGACGATAAGGTGAATCTGGAACGTACGAGTAATAATTTAAACCAAATCATCAATATGCTTCCTGCATCTGTTGTAATTATCAGGTATGATAACCTGATCGTTGAGATGATTAATGATGCTAATCTGGCATATTGGAAAAAGACCAGAGATGAAGTTATTGGAAAACCTTTCCTTGAAATTTTACCTGATCTCTCTGATCAGCCATTTGCCGGTCAATTACGAAGAGTGATGGAGACCGGTGAGATTATTGACGTGAAGGAAAGTCCTGTTCTATTTATCGAATCAGATGGTACGGTTAGAGAAACCTTTGTAGATTATACATATCAACCTTTAACAGGAGTGGACGGAAAGCGGGATGGTGTACTTGTAATGTCATTTGAAATTACAGATCGAGTACTCGCCCAAAGACAATTGGAGCAATCTGCCAATATGATATCGCAGGCTAATGATCAATTATCTATTTTGATCAATAAATTGTCAAAGAGTGAATCACGATTTAAGCTTGTATTTCAGAAAGCTCCTGTTGCCATTGGTTTATTAAGAGGGAAAGATTTCATTATCGAATCTGCTAACAAAAAGATTCTAGAGGTTTGGGGTAAGACAGAAAATATCGTTGGTCTGACATTAGCGGAAGCTCTTCCCGAGATAAAAGATCAGCCGTTTATCGCTTTTTTGGACAAAGTATATGCTACAGGAAAGCCATTTTATGCTAATGAAATAAAGGCAATGTTAATGCATGATGATGAGCTTAAAGAATTATTTTTTAATGTTGTTTACCAACCCATCGCAAATGCTGAAGGAAATATTGCCGATATTTTAGTAGTTGCTGCTGATGTTACAGAACAGGTTAAAGCACGTCTAATAGTAGAAAAAAGTGAAGCTTATTTTAAAATGCTCGCTGATTTAGTACCTGCAAAAATCTCTAATGCGCTCCCAACCGGTGAGGTGACATTTTTCAATAAAAGGTGGCTGGAATTTGCGGGGATGAGTTTTGAAGACCTTCGTGATTTTGGATATTATCAAATGATGCATCCTGACGAAATCTCTAAATTTCACAAAGGTTTAGCAGATGCATCTTCTAGTAAAACTGCTTATGTATCTGAAATGCGTTTTAAAAACACAGATGGAGAATATATTTGGCATTTGAATATAGCTACTCCTATTTTCGATGAGCAAGGCAATCTTACAATGTGGATCGGATCAACCACTGATATTCAATGGTTGAAGGAAGAAGAACAGCGAAAAAATGATTTTATTGGAATGGTTTCGCATGAGCTTAAAACACCGCTAACTTCCGTCAACACATATTTGCAGCTGCTACTTCGGAAAGCAGAAAAAACGGATGACGAATTTTTAAAGAGAGCTTATATACAATCGCTGAAACAGATTAAGCATATGACTGATATGATTAACGGTTTTCTTGACGTGTCACGATTAGAATCTGCAAAATTACAAATAGAGAAATCAGAGTTCGACTTTTCTGAACTCATTGAAGAAGTATGTATCGATTATAAATTGCTTTATTCAACCCATCATTTTATTTTTTTACCAGCTGAATCTATTATTGTAAATGCAGATCGTCTCAAAATAGCACAGGTAATGAATAATTTAGTCGGTAATGCTGTTAAATATTCTGAAAATGGTACTGATGTAATAATTTCTTATGAAACTTTTGAAGACCGAATTCGAGTTATTGTTAAAGATCAGGGAATGGGAATAAAAGCTGAAAATCTAAAGAAGCTTTTTGAACAATACTATAGAGTTAAAAATAACAGCCAGATTGCAGGCTTTGGGATAGGACTTTATTTGAGTGCTGAAATTGTTAAGGCACATGGAGGTACAATGTGGGCTACGAGTGAATTTGGAAAAGGATCTGTTTTATATTTTGAATTACCTCTTCTATAG
- a CDS encoding sensor histidine kinase gives MQNKSQQIVSLIELNEELENYFSNTIIPQLFVDANLILRKFTPPAMKHFNLKNEFIGKPLEEVEENFRYHSIIDNIKVVIATRKILEKEIQTTDLRWYQMNILPYIVRKENKMNGVIITFVDITSRIRDLKEQESMITEHELLLDTVAHDLKNPIHGIGMVTELLRRLQEKKNMEKLPVLLNNIENSLESMKKVISDLMDSRWKEHSKVAAEELIDLESILEDVRLTLAPQIQESKAVINVNLECSEVTFVRRKLRSIVYNLVSNAIKYTSTDHNPEITITSVREKEYTVFSVADKGIGMNEEECKLIFEKFQRVKNTNEGSGVGLYLVKTMVDAAGGRIELESEPGKGSIFKIFIKMGSSSI, from the coding sequence ATGCAGAATAAAAGTCAACAAATAGTCTCATTAATCGAACTCAATGAAGAGCTGGAAAACTATTTTAGCAATACGATCATCCCCCAGCTTTTCGTAGATGCCAATTTGATACTACGAAAATTTACCCCTCCGGCGATGAAGCATTTTAACCTGAAAAATGAGTTTATCGGAAAGCCACTGGAAGAAGTAGAAGAAAATTTTCGTTACCACTCGATCATTGATAATATCAAAGTAGTTATTGCTACAAGGAAAATTTTAGAAAAGGAGATACAGACAACGGATCTTCGCTGGTATCAGATGAACATTCTGCCTTATATCGTTCGTAAAGAAAATAAAATGAATGGTGTTATTATCACTTTTGTTGACATCACCTCCCGCATACGTGATCTGAAAGAGCAGGAAAGTATGATTACTGAACACGAACTGTTACTCGATACCGTTGCCCATGATTTAAAAAATCCTATTCATGGAATTGGGATGGTAACTGAGCTTCTGCGAAGATTGCAGGAAAAGAAAAACATGGAAAAACTTCCGGTATTACTTAATAATATAGAGAATAGTTTGGAATCTATGAAGAAAGTAATTAGTGATTTGATGGATTCCCGTTGGAAGGAACATAGCAAAGTGGCAGCAGAAGAATTGATTGACTTGGAGAGTATACTGGAAGATGTAAGGTTAACCCTTGCCCCACAAATTCAGGAATCAAAAGCCGTTATTAATGTGAACCTCGAATGCTCAGAAGTCACATTTGTCAGACGAAAGCTTCGCAGTATTGTCTATAATCTGGTGAGTAATGCAATCAAATATACAAGCACAGACCATAATCCTGAAATTACGATCACAAGTGTCAGAGAAAAAGAATATACTGTATTTAGTGTTGCTGATAAGGGAATAGGCATGAACGAAGAGGAATGCAAACTTATTTTTGAGAAGTTCCAAAGGGTAAAGAATACGAATGAAGGTTCTGGCGTTGGTTTATACTTAGTAAAAACAATGGTCGATGCAGCAGGGGGCAGAATTGAATTGGAAAGCGAACCGGGGAAAGGCTCTATTTTTAAGATATTTATAAAGATGGGGTCGTCATCAATTTAG